The genomic window TCCAACGGCTCGTGCAACAAGAAGATCAGGCTGACGCTGCAGCACGACCTGACGCCGATCTACTGCATCGGCGAGACGCTGGACCAGCGCGAGGCCGACGAGACGCTGAAGACCATTGAGAACCAGGTTAAGACCGGGCTGGCAGGCATCGGCGAGCGCGTGAGCGAGATCGTCATTGCCTACGAGCCGATCTGGGCCATCGGCACCGGCGTGACCGCCACGCCTGAGCAGGTCCAGCAGGTCCACGGACACATTCGCAACATGGTCGCCGAGACCTACGGCTACTCCGGCGCCGAGGACCTGCGCATCATCTACGGCGGATCGGTCAAGCCCGACAACGTCGACGAACTGATGGCCCGGCCCGACGTGGACGGCGCGCTGGTCGGCGGGGCGAGCCTCGATCCCGATGACTTTGCGCGGATAGTGAAATTCAGCGATAAATAAAAACAGTTCAATTTACCCGTACGCCGATCGCGCTGATATAATTCGCGTGAACCGGCTGGAGGATATTTAAGTGTCTGAACGAGAACGCGATCTGGCGGTCTTCATCGATTTCGAGAATCTCGCCCTGGGTTTTAAGAACCGCAACGGCAAACAGTTCGAGATCCAGAAGGTTCTCGAGCGCCTGGTGGACAAGGGCAAGATCATAGTCAAGAAGGCTTACGCTGACTGGTCGCGCTATGCCAGCTACAAGCGGGAGCTGCACGAGGCGGCGATCGAGCTGATCGAGATCCCGCGGCGCTCGATGACCGGCAAGAACTCGGCCGACATCCGGCTGTGCGTGGACGCGATGGACCTGTGCTACTCCAAGGAGCACGTGGACACCTTCGTCATCGTCTCGGGCGACAGCGACTTCTCGCCGCTGGTGAG from Candidatus Alcyoniella australis includes these protein-coding regions:
- the tpiA gene encoding triose-phosphate isomerase, translating into MRQPLLAGNWKMNKTIGQTREFIERFVPLIRDVSERQVAIMPPFTALPAVAQLLSGGPVAYGAQNCAGEAEGAYTGEVSPLMLGDLGCRFVIIGHSERRRYFGESNGSCNKKIRLTLQHDLTPIYCIGETLDQREADETLKTIENQVKTGLAGIGERVSEIVIAYEPIWAIGTGVTATPEQVQQVHGHIRNMVAETYGYSGAEDLRIIYGGSVKPDNVDELMARPDVDGALVGGASLDPDDFARIVKFSDK